The following coding sequences are from one Lolium rigidum isolate FL_2022 chromosome 6, APGP_CSIRO_Lrig_0.1, whole genome shotgun sequence window:
- the LOC124661153 gene encoding mitochondrial carrier protein CoAc1-like → MGSSQESTFSSASTAAQVNALDLLPVYAKELIAGGAAGAFAKTAVAPLERVKILLQTRTQGFQSLGIVRSLRKLWQYEGTRGFYKGNGASVLRIVPYAALHYMTYEQYRCWILNNAPSVGTGPVVDLLAGSAAGGTAVLCTYPLDLARTKLAYQVSNVAQPGNPLGNSGQQPIYNGVKDVFKTVYKEGGARSLYRGIGPTLIGILPYAGLKFYIYEDLKSRVPEDYKRSVILKLSCGALAGLFGQTLTYPLDVVRRQMQVQNKQPLNANDSFRIRGTFQGLLLIIRCQGWRQLFAGLSLNYVKVVPSVAIGFTTYDMMKNLLGVPPRERAHPSTGNNNK, encoded by the exons ATGGGTTCCTCGCAGGAATCCACATTTTCATCGGCCTCAACAGCCGCGCAGGTGAATGCTCTGGACTTGCTACCGGTCTATGCTAAGGAGCTTATTGCTGGCGGTGCAGCCGGTGCGTTCGCAAAGACTGCGGTGGCGCCACTAGAGAGGGTCAAGATCTTGCTGCAG ACTAGAACCCAGGGGTTTCAGTCCCTTGGGATCGTTCGATCCTTGAGGAAGCTGTGGCAGTACGAGGGAACCCGAGGTTTCTACAA AGGGAATGGTGCGAGTGTGCTTAGGATCGTTCCATATGCGGCATTGCATTACATGACATATGAGCAGTATAGGTGCTGGATACTGAATAATGCTCCGTCCGTGGGCACAGGACCTGTGGTTGATCTCTTGGCTGGCTCAGCTGCCGGCGGGACTGCAGTTCTGTGTACCTACCCTTTAGACTTGGCTAGGACCAAGCTGGCATACCAG GTTTCAAATGTAGCCCAACCTGGGAATCCCTTGGGAAATTCTGGCCAGCAACCAATATATAATGGTGTAAAGGATGTTTTTAAAACTGTTTATAAGGAAGGAGGTGCACGATCTCTGTACCGTGGAATAG GTCCAACCTTGATCGGCATTCTTCCATATGCTGGCCTAAAATTTTACATCTACGAAGACCTAAAATCTCGTGTTCCAGAAGATTACAAGAGATCTGTTATATTGAAGCTTTCTTGTGGTGCTTTGGCTGGTCTTTTTGGACAAACCCTCACTTATCCACTGGATGTCGTCCGAAGGCAAATGCAG GTCCAGAACAAGCAGCCCCTGAATGCAAACGATTCCTTCCGCATAAGAGGGACATTTCAGGGTCTCTTGCTTATCATTCGGTGTCAAGGTTGGAGACAACTCTTCGCTGGCTTGAGCCTTAACTATGTGAAG GTTGTCCCTTCAGTTGCTATTGGTTTCACAACATATGACATGATGAAAAATTTGCTTGGAGTACCTCCACGCGAGAGAGCTCATCCATCAACCGGTAACAATAACAAATGA